The DNA region AGATTAATTGCAATTATGTCATACTCTgtagaaaacaattttttttctaatttacaTCAACCAGCAGATCACTCTAAATACCCCAAAGCACTCTCTAATCAGCAGGCAATGTAGAGAGGGTTCATAAGATTTGAATGTGGAACTCCAGATGACTCCTTCTTTGAGATATCACCCAATGGCAAttcaatgattttatcaatggaCCATGCAGCTCTGCACTTGGTATTCTAGAACATGCAGGATCTACAGTAGGGGGTAGGGTTGGAGTAATTTCGCATAGTCAAATTACCGAAAATAGGCTTTGGAGCATTCCCTTCCTGGACAACAAAATTATCCCACAGacagacaccccccccccccccccccacaaacacacacacacacacatatctCCTGGAGACAAATTCTGGATCACCGGCTACACACGCATGTAGAACCTAATTGTAATGTTGGGAAATGTCAATGCAAGCTTTTAAAGTTTTGGTTTTGAGTCGGACTATTTCTTTCTCATTGTAAACATTTGATTATTCACACCATGGAACAGATGGCTCATTCATAGTAATGTATGAGATGTTATAATAATACCCTGACCTTAtagatatatgaaaataaagatagCTATTCTTATTTGTATTCCAAATATATCTACAAACTGAGTTTGGTTTattgtaccggtacatgtacttctgaCTAATATATCAGAAGTTATGTCTGTTTTGTGATAGGAATTCTCTTGCTATCTTCAAAGATTTCTTATATAATAGCTTTTTAGCACCTCATTGTAATAAATAAACCCCttgaaaattattattgaaatcGTTTCATAATGATTGTTTCTCCCAACTGTAAACAATAAAGAGGGAAAAGTTCTATCAATACGGTCTACTAGTGTACGCTATTGGCTTTGTCTTTTAGCTTTTTGTCTCACAACTATAACACCATTTTGGACAGAGTACAATGTTTTTGAGCCATACAGGCATACAAGCTATTTCCTTATGGCAAGAAATTTCACTAAAGGAAAGATTtccttagatttttttttctcactctAACCTTAGATTAAGGATCATCGACAACCCGTGACTTTtactttttatgacagtacgtcacaacatggcgatTTTAGCGCATTGTGGAACAGATAATACCACCCAAATTTGTTGTCTATCTCTGTGGCGCAGTGGATGTAAATTCGGTCTACCCTCACGCTGGTCCCGAGTTCGAATACTAcagtgatttttattttcatgaacagCGGTAAATTTTTTCGGGTCATTTTCAAGTCGAACACATTCTAAAAAACCATATCTTTAAGTAATTTAGAAGAATGGGCTTGTAGGCAGAACTTTTCCCATGTGTGTGTCCCTAAACAATTAGtgtgggaagggggggggggtggatcgCATTGTCTAACTGTTGAGACACGAGGGAAATTGATATCGCTATCAAAGACCTCATTGACGTACCGAAGCCTGCAACACTTTTCGCCACTACAGCGAAGATTTTGCGATGATCGATTTTGTACATGTTGTAGGCAGTGTTGTTTCATGCAGCGGGAAAGATTATAAGATGGTACAGAATTCTGACAGCTGTTACGTTACATTTGTATAATATGGCGCTCGGGACCTAGCTTAAAACTTAACAAGTTTTCTATCGAGCTATTGTTTCAAAAACTGTCCCTAATGAAAACACCAAAATCAAAATAGAAACCAAAAACCTCTCCTGAATACAATAATATAAGATGCGTAGTATACTCTGTACAATTAACTTTTTGTAATCATTTCAGAGTATCAAGACCTGAGCAACACGCTCGATCAGATTGACAGATATATGACGAATTTAGAAAACCAGAATGATTCTCTCGTGTCCAAGCTCCAGGATCTTCTCGAGTCTAACCGACAGATGAGGGCAGAACTTCAACAGGAAAACGCCAAAGTAAAGAACAGCTGACATGCAATGAATTAGGGGGACAACTTAATTAAAGAGAATAGACGTTTAAAATGTAGATATAGTCAGACTATATTTAGTGGTTTTCCTTTGCTCGTCAGTTGGAGCAGGGATTAAGttcttttctttcaatattcGGATTAACTGTATCGATTGTTATCATTTTCAATGTACTCCAGCAGCGtggttaccatggtaacaacaTTCAAGTTTCTGGCCATCTCGAGTTACCGGAACAGCTCGGATGCCACGCGCATCAAACGTGTAACAATCTTACTGTGAATAATGATCAGTGTCCCACACATCGGAAAACAAGATCTAAAGGAAGATGTTCTGGTTTTAATTCTAGTACTGGATAAGATTTATGTATAAAGAaccgtacatgtacattgtatatgttttGAACATGTTTTTGTAATATGGTTTAGTTTAATCATTCAATGTTGGAAGTTCAGGTTTAAATAATATTGCTGGTTGTAATAAGATTTATGTATGATGAacagtacattgtatatgtctTGGATATGTACGTTTTGTAATATATAGTTTAGTTTaatcattgttaaaaataaaattggtgTAACATGTTTTCTCtgacaattatttttgcattgaagtAAAAGACAggaaattcaagtttgcaaattTATTGACTCCTCAACTCTTTAAACACCGAACATCGAGCTTAAGTTTTACACACACAAAGCTTGTACACACTACACACATGGCTAGACTGCGTTCTCTAACCACAAACATTAAGGTAACAGGCTATTAATCTGGAATGATAGCCTTTCCCAGGTGACAAATCGCTctgtcaatatacatgtagtcgaGTTTGAAcacatttaaattcaaatttatacaatgaaaatgaaacaaagtaaaatgcaaacaaaatgaaatgattgATATCCAGTTTCGTATTACTTATAGTACTGTATTTTTCTGTCCATTCTAATTCACTTCATATGCCAGATTAAATGAGCATTAAAATCCACGTTATCCCTCGCTTCTTCACCACAGAGATGACAGACAAACGGACGCGCTGGGTCTGCATGCAAGGTCTTATGAACCAGAAACATGGAGTAGTTCCTGAAGAAGATGCCACAGTTCTTACATTCGTGAATCTGCTTCAGATTCTCCAGCTGGGATAGCAGTGAGTCGGCGTATAACCCTTGGTCTGTCTGGACTAGTTTGGAATCTTTTGATACCACGGTGAACTGCCCGGAGTAATCGGCACTAGTCACGTGGTCCGACTCCACGGACGCCCGGAGAGATCTGTTGCTCATACCGGAAACACTCGAGTGATCTGGGTCCGACGACTGGCTCGAGGGAGAAAATGTCGATCTTTCGTTCTGCAGTTGTTCTTGCTTGACGACAATGCCATTTTCTGTTGCGTGAAGAAGCGAGGTGGGATACACATTGTCGCTCATACCATTAAAGGTAGATGTATGGTAGCCGCTATCATGAGATCCCGATAACGAACTATTTGGTCTGTCGTATCCTTTGCTTAGCAACCCAATATCTACCTCAGACATGGGGTCAACTCCGGAGCTTGTCGTTGTGGAATAGGTACTCGCGGAGCTCTCCGACATGTGGTCATCGTAGCCATGATCCTGATCAGAATCCACGTTCTGACAGACGCCATGAATGACGCTATTAGCCTCGTGTGTTGTTAGGGCGTTAGCGTTGCTAAATGTTGCACCACATTTGTTGCATTTGTTGTCGTCGGATTTTTCATGACATCGCTCGTGCATGTTGCGTCGTCGACTGTTGGGGAAGCTGTGGTTGCAATACCTGCATTTGTAAGGCTTGTCTCCGGTGTGCGATTTTACGTGCATTCGTAAATCATTAGCAGAGGAGTAAGCAGCAGAACACACAAGGCATTGAAAGGGTTTTTGACCATTATGAAACATCAAATGTTTCTTCAATACGGCCTCGAATCCAAATGAGCGTCCGCAGATATGACAGCCATACGGTTTGGCTCCGTCGTGCGTTTTAATGTGTTGACGAAAATCTATCATGTCATCAAACATTTTGCCGCAATGATTGCATTCCATGGGGGTGTTTTCTTCTGCCCTGAGATGAATTTTTTCGTGTTTCTTACAGCTTCCATTGCTGTTAAACTTCTTCCCACAAATACTACAGGCAAACGGCTTCTCGCCAGTGTGAATTCTCTCGTGTTCTCTTCGGTAGTagattctaaaaataaaaagaacataGTATTTGAAATAACATGAAAGCATTGTGCCTCAAAAACTGACATTTCTTGAAGAGGTATCTGTAACTTCTCTGTTTCCACCCTTTCCCAGATATACATGAAACTTTAACTCTCCGACATGAAGATTAATCAATAGGAATGACGTCTTTTGTTATTACCAGTCAGTGTGTAATATGGAGAACGAtgaatttaaattatgaaatagaAGTCTCAAATTATTGCTACATAGGTTCGGAAACACGTAGTCTACCAACAGACCAACCGACAACGAAAGCAATATGACATCTCCTTTTAAGGAACATTAATAACATTTGTGATCACATATATAGACACGTCGTATTTTAGCAAGACGGCGGACTCTCGGTATGACGTAACTATCAATAAAATATAGGTCACACGTCAAAACAACAGGAAATTGATGCTGACTTGAAATATGCACTTTTTTCGTCTCACATCTATTAGCTTGGCAAAGCTTACAGTAAATTACAAAGTTGTTGATTTCTATTGGCCAGTGGCTGCAGATGAAATAGACAAACTTACCCACAGTCATGTTTGACAAACTACCTACAGGCTAATATATTAACTGGTAATTAATACCTGATGTTCAAAAAGACGCTGGTGTGCCAAAGAAAGTTCTGAGGTTTTCctcttttttataattaatttgaaatcaGTCACCAACCCCACCCCACAAAAAAACGGTAACATTTACAATACTAgtatatgttaaataaaattgaCTGCATACATGTACGAAAAATAACCAGAGGAAAATGCTTTCAATCCACTTTCAGTATGCCAATGctatatataatttgatgtcTACAGGAGTGCTGTTGCCATCCTGTCACAGTGCTTGACAAGTTGACGTGCAGTAATATAGTCAATTTTGAACGCAAAATGTCCGAATTCATCGCCATGTACATTTGCAACTCTCTTAATTCTGTCTATAAACCAGAAGAATACCACGACCCCTTTGACGAAGGATTCGCTTAATTACCTTGTAAATACTTTGCCACAGTAACGACATTGCAGGGGGTTATCAATAGGTGATTCAGGCCTGGGGTCATCTGCGCCTACCGTCTCGTGGTCCATCTTGAATAAGAGAAGCTGTAGGAAAAGAACCTTGTTAGAACACTcagttgaataaaaaaaactactagATAAAAGACATCGTTTAAAaccaaaatggaaaaaaaaatcagtgaaaCGATTTCCAGATGAAACACGCGATGCTTTATTTTCAATAGTCGCACAAAATTCATGAAAGTGCTGGGGCAAATAAATGTTCTACTTCAGATCGACTAAGCGATTACAGAAGTTCACCGACGCCTGTCATGTCAAAAGGATTTCCCGCGAGGAGACGTTATACAGCTAGCATTACATTCCCGCGTGCTGATCAATGGCTGACGAGAATCGTCTGCTTGCTTGCTTGCCAGCGTGGTCGGTCGGTATTATCCGCAAACAAAAGAATAGGACGACAATTTTAATcgcatattttcatataaaacttTCTACGAAATAGTTACAATGTACAAAGGAAATAAATGACAAGTGTTTAGTACCGAAATAGAACATAATAAGTGGTACAAAAACAGAGAACCCTTACCGATAACGATCCTTTCTAGTCGGGCAACGTTCTTGCCTGGATGTAGTTCTCCAGCAGACGATAGCTAGATATGACGTGGCAGTTCGGTGCTTCAGACCAGATGCATAATGAAGTATCGGGGAAGGATTGGGAGATCGCTCGCTGGCCACCGCAAGCTTTGTGAAACCTTGAGGAGCAATACAAAACCGGGTCAATGAAACACCAAGATCTGACGCTTGTAAACAGTCGACAATTCCTTGCAAATCTTTCTCGATGTGTCAAGCCTGATTGTCATTAGTATCGCTTTCTTTAATACGgcagatttttaaacaaattgtgtTCATTTTGCGTAcgtaattttttttcgaaaCGGATCCGGCAAATACACCTTTTTCCGGTACATCCTGTTCCGGGATATGCAACCGGATGTCGTAGTTGAAGCTAGTTTCTAGATATTGTACATAAATGAACGACGTTATGGCTATAGAAGAAAGAGCTTTGGACGGGtccatcaaaattttcaaaagacgTTTTGGCAATCTTCGTCTATTCTTGTGTGTCTTCAGGTGTTCAGAGGTGGTTTTCATGCTGCGCTTTAATCGCTTAATTAATGCGAGATTTTAACATGGATGGAACAATTTTAGTTTCATTGATGCAtgcaaatttaaataaataatgcacagtcttcttttatttcaactttCAGTATCTTTGAACCATTTTGGAGCGCGCGCGCATATACACCTATATCAGACAGTCATTCTTAAATGtgaagcaaaaataaaatccctcTGCGCAGATATAAATAACTTGACTGCTTTCCATCACTTAGCCATACAATCTCTGCGAAGGCATTCTTCATTCGCTGAATcgataaaaaaaccaaaacacacTGTCTGCCATACCGATGGTTTGAAGTTCCTAAAGTAATTTGATGTGTCTTGAAGTACGAAAACATTGAGAGATATCGACCATTCAACGTATTTTAATGAGATTTTGCGGGAGAGGTGGGGCGGGGGCTATGGTCATTTTTATTCCTTGGGGGCAAAGCATTTCTTGCATTCAAGAAATCTATTTTAGTTTGTATTGTACTGTTGTACTGTCCTTGATTCATAGAGGCGGGCAACCGATTGCATCTTGAGCTTGAAAGGCAAAACTTTGTAAAGGTAGAGTTACAAAGGTGCATGTTGGATCTTCTCCGGTGACTTCTAATATTTTTACCTGGCCGTCGTGTTTTTGACATTCCTTTAAACAACTTGTTTTGTAATTGGACAAAGGAAAAAATGTTTGAACTTTTTCTTCGACCACGTCAGACTCCTCGTTGTTATACAGGTATTGAATACACCAATCTGATTAATTTTATACTATTCTCAAAGAGATAAGTACATGAAACAGTTGCGTATTGGCTCTTTTATATTAGCCCGAATCGGCAAACATCTCATGAATAGCAAACTAACGATCTACAATAACATAGATGATATAGAAAGCGATTTGTCTGGGACGGTGGTAATACTGTTAGGGGTTATTGGGGTATACGTTGTTGATTAAATCACGGGTTGTCATTGAAATACCTGGATCTTTGCTGTCCAGTTTAACCACGGTGCTAAGATCATCGATTTAAGGTTTTCGGCGTTTTATAGTTTACTCCATGCATTGAGTACGTcggtattttaaaaatgttctgaaTACGTACGCAATTCGGCGAACGATTGAAGCAGAATGCGATGAATAGGCTTATCTACTGAAACTCTTATAGTAAATTAATTGTCTAAACAGAAACTGGTACATGTTTTGGACAGAGGTTGAGGTAATTGTtccaatatataattatataatataaacttAAAGAATTTTGACGgcttgtatatatacatgtataaatattattttagcaTCGATATTTTAACCATCAACGTGTACATCAGAACCTGTTTCGTCAAAAGAAGGTAAACTTACAACTTATCGATTACCTATTCGTTTATATGATACATACTGGGAGGAAGAAATTATATCCACTCATGGCTCTTAAGACGGATCAAGCATCTAAATCATAAGCAGGCATAACTACACCCCATAGATGGATACGGAGTTCATTGTTTGGTTGAAACCGTAAAGAGATtacagaatattttaaataaaaaagtaaacacAATTTGTGTGTCAgttttaatattgataatatatcACTGgtcacaaatattttttttcttagaataataaaaataatatttaaaaaatgctttggAATGTACAAAGTATACAAATGAATGagatcatataattttttttaatattgaataaaaaaaaaacctctgtaaatttatataaacaataaacaggTTAATAAATGCATGGGTCTCAAACAAAAATCAACGATGTTAGCCATGTACATGAATTTTACTGTTTTGATCTGATCCCTACATGGACTTTGCACTCAAACTAAATGATCCAAAAATCACACTTATACTCAAAACTGGAATTctatgtacatgtgtaaattttgaatttggaGTTAATTCTCAGTTTAACGTTTAGGCTTGAATGTTGAATTCTACATGTTAACTATTTGGACAACTTTAGGCACACCTAATCAAAAGGAACTTCAGAGAGTACCAAGAACCCTTACTTTCTGTACACAGAAAAAATGGTCCACAAGGGGGATAGAGCAAGATCATAACACCTCAACATAAACTAATTAAATGTAGCTATTTTTACCTGTCAAATAATTATCACAAGAGGCATAGAAATTCACTACAATATCGTACCTTTCATTAGTTATGGGTTTAACTTTTAATGAAACTTGTATGGTGAAGCACAGTTTCCTTAGCTGATGAAAGTTTAAGACCCTGTTCAATAATGCATAAAAACAGCcccaaaaccaaaaaacaataaaaactggAATGTGagataaatacataaatatcttTGCACtgtataatttgatttcttATACCTACTGGTTAAACATTTTCTGTGAACACACTATGGTACATATCTTTTGAATAagtaaattgaagatatatttcttCATACTAATATCAGACATTTTATACTCCTTGACCGAAATACACATATACTTGTAAATAATACTGAGCTCTGAATGacattgtaaaatattgattacCACGGTACTATTACtctatataacaatatcattatCTTAGTTCTA from Crassostrea angulata isolate pt1a10 chromosome 7, ASM2561291v2, whole genome shotgun sequence includes:
- the LOC128192983 gene encoding zinc finger protein 135-like produces the protein MDHETVGADDPRPESPIDNPLQCRYCGKVFTRIYYRREHERIHTGEKPFACSICGKKFNSNGSCKKHEKIHLRAEENTPMECNHCGKMFDDMIDFRQHIKTHDGAKPYGCHICGRSFGFEAVLKKHLMFHNGQKPFQCLVCSAAYSSANDLRMHVKSHTGDKPYKCRYCNHSFPNSRRRNMHERCHEKSDDNKCNKCGATFSNANALTTHEANSVIHGVCQNVDSDQDHGYDDHMSESSASTYSTTTSSGVDPMSEVDIGLLSKGYDRPNSSLSGSHDSGYHTSTFNGMSDNVYPTSLLHATENGIVVKQEQLQNERSTFSPSSQSSDPDHSSVSGMSNRSLRASVESDHVTSADYSGQFTVVSKDSKLVQTDQGLYADSLLSQLENLKQIHECKNCGIFFRNYSMFLVHKTLHADPARPFVCHLCGEEARDNVDFNAHLIWHMK
- the LOC128192985 gene encoding UPF0184 protein-like, which gives rise to MTQNMADDVNMPENHVNGFEETPGEREDQNEADETEETVIGDEENLEELVENASNEYQDLSNTLDQIDRYMTNLENQNDSLVSKLQDLLESNRQMRAELQQENAKVKNS